The nucleotide window GTACCTAAAAGATTTGTGGTTCCACTTACTTACTTGACACACCCAAGATTTCTTAGGCTGTTGGAGCAAGCAGCGGAAGAGTATGGTTTCGATGGCGAGGGAGCACTGACGATACCTTGCCGGCCAAGCGAGCTGGAGAAGATATTGGGAAGAGAAGGGAGATTGTATTGATGATGAGGTTGATGTGAATTGGGGGTTCATCCAATGCCATACCAAGCTGTTGAATTGAGCTTTTTTATTGGATAGTAGCCTGCAATTGGCTCAGTATTTTCCCCTTGCTGTGTTAGTTTTTGGAATTCTTTATTTTTGAAGTCATGTTGTTTGATGAGatataaaataatgaattctttGTATTACTACATTCATATTATATAAATGTATAGCATTGGATAAGAAGTTAGTAAATTGCTTGTTCAATGTGCATTAGAAACTAGTTgcaatcttttattttattttatttttgaccaAGTTTGTACTCTAATATGGTATAAACTTGAATAATCAGGCCTTCGCGCACAGAAATTTCCAACCTAACGACAAGATAAGTCGTGCCAAAATCAGTGGCCATAAGGTATTACTCTCATGGCATAGTGTAATTTGTAGAAAAACATAATAGCAGTTGCAGGTCATTTAATTTTGATAGCAATGTCTCAAATAAAAGCACCCTCAAAATGCGGCTTattaacccaaaaaagaaagaaggcccACCAGAACATAGGCCCATTCAATTACCTACCTAAAAGGCTAAACCATTAACTAGCGGCGGCCTTGCCACCTCTCCTGGCGGCATCAGCGGCCTTCTTCTGTGCTGCTTTCTGTTGTCGTTTTATAAGGAAACGGACAGTGGACTAGCCAGAGGTTTGGGCTAGAATGAGGCGAAACTGCTAGTGCTATACAGACAATCAAAAGTTTAGCCCATCCAGTTCATCAGGCATCTTAGTCTCACTCACTTGAAAAGCCCAATTATGGAATCTCAAAGCCCATAACTCAATGTTACCCGGAATAAATCACCCTTCGTCATCGATCCTCTCACCTCTTTGTTTCAACTCTTTTGGAAAGCACACCCGCTTAAGCCAGTACAAGAATCTGAATTTTTCAGCGgagtttttgtttcaaaattatCAGGGTGCGTAATCTATTCAAACTCGACGCCATTGCATATGACCCGTTTGATCATTTGCCGCAATgaaattcagttttttttttaagtgttcGTTTCATGACTTTAATTCTGTTGTGTAGGTTTTGATTCATTTACTGGGTTTCAAAATTTTATGGGGAACATTGCTTTTATGACAATTGCTTAATGGCTTGGAACTTGCGACTTGATTTCATCATTATAtgtaacttctttttttcatgcGCTTATATTGTTAAACTATGGATTTGAATGCTTTTGCAAACTTACCTATGTTTGTGATCGAATTGTGAAGTGAACCTTTCTGTTCAAAGTTTCTGCTAAGtcgataaattttattttttttggttttaatggACGCTGAATGGTACTGATTATGTAACTGGAGATATTTTTACATGgataaattaattaacaataaaGATCTTTTATTTCTTGCAAGTGACCCATGGTTGAACGGCAATCACGTTGCATATAAAGGATCATCCACTCATTAGGGCGTGGATTCGAATCCTACTCTTCTCGAaacccctgtttcaaaaaaaaagatcttttatttctttgcaTCCTGTTATTGCGTTGCAGAAAGGAAATTATACGGCTATTGAAGGCTGTTTAATGTTTATGATCATTGACAAATAATCCAGATGTACAACTTGggatactgttttttttttttgtgacatgaTAGCTCACTTTAGAGTATTGAGTATATGATGTTTCTGGCACTCTCTTAGCTGCTATTGGATTTAAAGTTACTATTTCCAATGTTAAAATTTTGGAATGGAGATAACTGACTCCGGCTAACTTTTGAATTCGGAACTGATTCAATTGATAGAAAGGA belongs to Tripterygium wilfordii isolate XIE 37 chromosome 2, ASM1340144v1, whole genome shotgun sequence and includes:
- the LOC120005253 gene encoding auxin-responsive protein SAUR50-like, with the translated sequence MAKLGTNGKKNGVVTLKVVAKLLQRSLILGRKSNYVPEDVKEGHFAVIAGDGHVPKRFVVPLTYLTHPRFLRLLEQAAEEYGFDGEGALTIPCRPSELEKILGREGRLY